In a genomic window of Streptomyces sp. NBC_01231:
- a CDS encoding WHG domain-containing protein produces the protein MPRAGLTAATVTEAAAALVDEVGFDQLGMGLVAERLGVRTPSLYKHVTGQTDLTHRIAILAMNQCADAIRDAIQGRSGTEALARGAQAMRTFVKDHHGRYAAANAARPTGPDDPLIDALNRVVDSWAAMLHGYQIDPDQQIHALRMLRTVLHGYASLEVAGGFQFATDIDDSFTWMIDFIDHGLQETTATSTNSAPSRRAAPDVTL, from the coding sequence GTGCCTAGGGCCGGACTCACCGCCGCGACGGTCACCGAAGCCGCCGCCGCCTTGGTCGACGAGGTCGGGTTCGACCAGCTCGGCATGGGCCTGGTCGCCGAACGGCTCGGGGTCAGGACCCCCTCGCTGTACAAGCACGTCACCGGCCAGACCGACCTCACCCACCGGATCGCCATCCTGGCCATGAACCAGTGCGCCGACGCCATCCGCGACGCCATTCAGGGTCGTTCCGGCACCGAGGCCCTGGCCCGCGGCGCACAGGCGATGCGGACGTTCGTCAAGGACCACCACGGCCGATACGCCGCAGCCAACGCCGCCCGACCGACCGGACCCGACGACCCCCTCATCGACGCCCTCAACCGGGTGGTCGACTCCTGGGCGGCCATGCTGCACGGCTACCAGATCGACCCCGACCAGCAGATCCACGCACTGCGAATGCTGCGCACCGTCCTGCACGGATACGCATCCCTGGAAGTAGCCGGCGGGTTCCAGTTCGCCACCGACATCGACGACAGCTTCACCTGGATGATCGACTTCATCGACCACGGCCTGCAGGAGACCACGGCCACCAGCACCAACAGCGCCCCCTCCCGCAGGGCCGCGCCGGACGTGACGCTCTGA
- a CDS encoding alpha/beta hydrolase, producing MTEHLRIGKNTIAFDVTGEGPLVVLAHGIGDSRHSYRFLVPGLVAAGYRVANVDIRGCGESSLGWDGYSRTDIAGDLVAVVRHLGGPAVIIGQSISGGAATIAAATAPDVISGVIELAPFTRAQPVDLGGLIRVKRFRTGYTRMAQVIVRGRLADWKKYLDVAYPAKPADWNSELARIEANLSEPGRMKALQDMCKSKPTDAGTQLAHVTCPVLIVEGSLDPDWADPRAEGEKIIADLPAGLGELAVIDGAGHYPHTQTPDQVLALALPFLAKAAAGA from the coding sequence ATGACCGAGCACCTGAGAATCGGCAAGAACACCATCGCCTTCGACGTGACCGGGGAGGGTCCCCTGGTTGTGCTGGCGCACGGTATCGGCGACAGTCGGCACTCCTACCGCTTCCTCGTTCCCGGTCTGGTGGCCGCCGGTTACCGGGTCGCGAACGTCGACATCCGCGGGTGCGGTGAGTCCAGCCTCGGCTGGGACGGTTACAGCCGCACCGACATCGCCGGAGATCTGGTCGCCGTCGTGCGTCACCTCGGCGGCCCGGCCGTGATCATCGGGCAGTCGATCAGCGGCGGCGCCGCGACCATCGCGGCCGCCACTGCGCCCGACGTGATCAGCGGAGTGATCGAGCTGGCTCCGTTCACCCGTGCGCAGCCGGTCGACCTGGGCGGGCTGATCCGGGTCAAGCGCTTCCGGACCGGGTACACGCGGATGGCGCAGGTCATCGTCCGGGGGCGCCTGGCGGACTGGAAGAAGTACCTGGACGTGGCCTACCCGGCCAAACCCGCCGACTGGAACAGCGAACTGGCCCGCATCGAGGCCAACCTGAGTGAGCCCGGCCGGATGAAGGCCCTGCAGGACATGTGCAAGTCCAAGCCCACCGACGCCGGCACCCAGCTCGCCCACGTCACCTGCCCGGTCCTGATCGTCGAAGGCAGCCTGGACCCCGACTGGGCCGACCCCCGCGCCGAAGGGGAGAAGATCATCGCCGACCTGCCCGCCGGCCTCGGCGAGCTGGCCGTGATCGACGGCGCCGGCCACTACCCGCACACCCAGACCCCCGACCAGGTCCTCGCGCTGGCCCTGCCGTTCCTGGCCAAGGCGGCTGCCGGTGCCTAG
- a CDS encoding ABC transporter ATP-binding protein yields the protein MRYRRGWALRDCSFRLPAGRICGLVGPNGAGKTTLLSIAAHVLQPTNGSISLFGEAPGSVESGRRTAFLAQEKPLFRRFTVAETLRLGRELNPGWDQRAAEDIIRAGNVPFDAKVSTLSGGQRTRVAIALALGKRPDLLMLDEPMSDLDPVVRHEIMGTLLAEAAERGTTVLMSTHVLAELENVCDFLVVVSGGGVRLAGDVDELMSVHTLVTGAKEGDGMPPALALGHHTLVESRTSGRQFTALIRPEGPVTGPWDVNAPNMEELLLAYLRSPDAPPLITPTAQVHGQGFGTGAVAA from the coding sequence ATGCGCTACCGGCGGGGCTGGGCGTTGCGGGACTGCTCCTTCCGGCTCCCGGCGGGACGGATCTGCGGCCTGGTGGGACCCAACGGGGCCGGCAAGACCACACTGCTGAGCATCGCGGCCCATGTCCTGCAGCCGACGAACGGCTCGATCAGCCTGTTCGGTGAGGCTCCGGGCTCGGTGGAGTCCGGTCGGCGCACGGCGTTCCTCGCCCAGGAGAAGCCCCTGTTCCGCCGCTTCACCGTGGCGGAGACCCTGCGTCTGGGCCGGGAGCTGAACCCCGGCTGGGACCAGCGCGCCGCCGAGGACATCATCCGCGCGGGCAACGTGCCCTTCGACGCGAAGGTCAGCACCCTCTCCGGAGGCCAGCGCACCCGCGTCGCCATCGCCCTCGCCCTCGGAAAGCGCCCCGACCTGCTGATGCTCGACGAGCCGATGTCGGACCTCGACCCGGTCGTGCGCCACGAGATCATGGGCACCCTCCTCGCCGAGGCCGCCGAGCGCGGAACCACCGTGCTGATGTCCACCCACGTCCTCGCCGAACTGGAGAACGTGTGCGACTTCCTCGTCGTCGTCTCCGGCGGCGGAGTGCGCCTCGCCGGTGACGTGGACGAGCTGATGTCCGTGCACACCCTGGTCACGGGTGCCAAGGAGGGTGACGGCATGCCTCCCGCCCTCGCCCTTGGGCACCACACCCTCGTCGAATCCCGGACCAGCGGACGGCAGTTCACCGCGCTCATCCGCCCCGAAGGCCCGGTCACCGGCCCCTGGGACGTGAACGCCCCGAACATGGAGGAACTCCTGCTCGCCTATCTCCGCTCACCCGACGCACCACCGCTGATCACCCCCACCGCCCAGGTCCACGGCCAGGGGTTCGGCACCGGGGCGGTGGCGGCATGA
- a CDS encoding GntR family transcriptional regulator: protein MMVVIVEYRIDRRSGVPAFQQIVQQTKQALRLGALVPGDRLPTAKEVAATSTVNPNTTLKAYRELEREGLVEPRPGQGTFVRRTLGRPETGTDSPLYAELVAWMSKAAGAGLEQEDVAALVASAMEKQYAAGNVAATGSTGATTTRSTGE, encoded by the coding sequence ATGATGGTGGTGATCGTGGAGTACCGCATCGACAGGCGGAGCGGGGTCCCCGCCTTCCAGCAGATCGTGCAGCAGACCAAGCAGGCCCTCCGGCTGGGCGCACTCGTGCCGGGTGACCGGCTGCCCACCGCCAAGGAGGTCGCCGCGACCAGCACGGTCAACCCGAACACCACCCTCAAGGCGTACCGCGAGCTGGAGCGCGAGGGCCTGGTCGAACCGCGACCGGGCCAGGGCACCTTCGTACGCCGCACGCTGGGCCGCCCCGAGACGGGCACCGACTCGCCGCTGTACGCGGAGCTGGTGGCGTGGATGTCGAAGGCGGCCGGGGCCGGTCTGGAGCAGGAGGACGTGGCCGCGCTGGTCGCGTCGGCGATGGAGAAGCAGTACGCCGCCGGGAACGTGGCGGCAACGGGGTCCACGGGGGCCACGACAACTAGGAGCACAGGTGAGTGA
- a CDS encoding SLATT domain-containing protein: MGQPEMQPEGPPQDGRGEGAAELRAGDLTGRVFPLGDWGEPAIRLDELYRWVERGALETASWYLADRVWKRRGARALRVGAAGGAVAGAALPLLDMTGVVGEVAPWGYLALLVGVACVAGDRFFGVTSGWIRDVATAQAVQRRLQALQFDWASESVREVLGPADGTASEAADRCLGVLRRFSEDVTELVRAETANWIVEFRTGTPPSGIQSAGVAGQRQDAVAGGTGRFPSPPGTGARPNMPRQRPPEPR, from the coding sequence GTGGGTCAGCCGGAGATGCAGCCCGAGGGTCCGCCTCAGGACGGTCGGGGTGAGGGGGCGGCCGAGCTGCGGGCGGGCGATCTGACGGGGAGGGTGTTTCCGCTCGGCGACTGGGGCGAGCCCGCCATACGGCTGGACGAGCTGTACCGGTGGGTGGAGCGGGGGGCGCTGGAGACGGCGTCGTGGTATCTCGCGGACCGGGTGTGGAAGCGGCGGGGGGCGCGGGCGCTGCGGGTGGGCGCGGCGGGGGGCGCGGTGGCGGGGGCGGCGTTGCCGCTGCTGGACATGACGGGTGTGGTGGGCGAGGTGGCGCCCTGGGGGTATCTGGCGTTGCTGGTGGGGGTGGCCTGCGTCGCCGGGGACCGGTTCTTCGGGGTGACGTCCGGGTGGATAAGGGACGTGGCCACGGCTCAGGCCGTGCAGCGACGGCTTCAGGCTCTGCAGTTCGACTGGGCCTCGGAGAGCGTGCGTGAGGTTCTGGGCCCGGCGGACGGGACGGCCAGCGAGGCGGCGGATCGGTGCCTCGGGGTGTTGCGGCGGTTCTCCGAGGACGTGACGGAATTGGTGCGGGCGGAGACGGCGAACTGGATCGTGGAGTTCCGGACGGGGACGCCACCGTCGGGGATCCAGTCAGCGGGGGTCGCGGGGCAGCGACAGGACGCGGTGGCGGGGGGAACCGGGCGTTTCCCCTCGCCACCGGGGACCGGCGCCCGGCCGAACATGCCTCGTCAGCGACCGCCGGAGCCGAGGTGA
- a CDS encoding YbaB/EbfC family nucleoid-associated protein — protein sequence MIPGGGQPNMQQLLQQAQKMQQDLANAQEELARVEVEGQAGGGLVTATVTGSGELRSLKIDPKAVDPEDTETLADLVVAAVHAANENAQALQQQKLGPLAQGLGGGSGIPGLPF from the coding sequence GTGATCCCCGGTGGTGGCCAGCCCAACATGCAGCAGTTGCTGCAGCAGGCCCAGAAGATGCAGCAGGACCTGGCGAACGCCCAGGAGGAACTGGCGCGGGTCGAGGTCGAGGGCCAGGCCGGCGGCGGTCTGGTGACGGCGACGGTCACCGGCTCCGGCGAACTGCGCTCGCTGAAGATCGACCCCAAGGCGGTGGACCCCGAGGACACCGAGACCCTCGCCGACCTCGTCGTCGCGGCCGTCCACGCGGCCAACGAGAACGCGCAGGCCCTCCAGCAGCAGAAGCTCGGCCCGCTGGCCCAGGGCCTCGGCGGCGGCAGCGGAATCCCGGGTCTGCCGTTCTGA
- the recR gene encoding recombination mediator RecR: MYEGVVQDLIDELGRLPGVGPKSAQRIAFHILQAEPTDVRRLAQCLMEVKAKVRFCATCGNVAQEELCNICRDTRRDLSVICVVEEPKDVVAIERTREFRGKYHVLGGAISPIEGVGPDDLRIRELLARLADGTVTELILATDPNLEGEATATYLARMIKPMGLKVTRLASGLPVGGDLEYADEVTLGRAFEGRRLLDV, encoded by the coding sequence TTGTACGAAGGCGTGGTCCAGGACCTCATCGACGAGTTGGGGCGGTTGCCCGGCGTCGGTCCCAAGAGCGCGCAGCGGATCGCCTTCCACATCCTGCAGGCGGAACCGACCGACGTACGGCGTCTCGCGCAGTGCCTGATGGAGGTCAAGGCGAAGGTCCGCTTCTGCGCGACCTGCGGCAACGTCGCGCAGGAGGAACTGTGCAACATCTGCCGCGACACCCGCCGCGACCTCTCGGTGATCTGCGTGGTGGAGGAGCCGAAGGACGTCGTCGCCATCGAGCGCACGCGTGAGTTCCGGGGCAAGTACCACGTCCTGGGCGGCGCGATCAGCCCGATCGAGGGCGTCGGCCCCGACGACCTCCGCATCAGGGAACTCCTGGCGCGTCTGGCGGACGGCACGGTCACGGAGCTGATCCTGGCCACCGACCCGAATCTCGAAGGCGAGGCGACGGCCACGTACCTCGCCCGCATGATCAAGCCCATGGGCCTCAAGGTCACCCGCCTGGCCAGCGGCCTCCCGGTGGGCGGCGACCTGGAATACGCGGACGAGGTGACCCTCGGCCGCGCCTTCGAGGGGAGACGACTCCTAGATGTCTGA
- a CDS encoding DUF5063 domain-containing protein, with product MSDATLHATSQNPDDFAVQIADQVGSFLVAVTEVAKGDEPDSAVPFLLLEVSQLLLAGGRLGAHEDIVPDERYEPDLGPEPDVDDLRENLARLLEPIDVYSEVFDPYEPRKAPVPARISDDLAVVMADLRHGMAHYRAGRTTEALWWWQFSYFSNWGTTASATLRALQSVVAHVRLNQPLDALDGLDTDQDVGDETLEFEAGRVMAEEIGGPLGMRPVK from the coding sequence ATGTCTGACGCCACGCTGCACGCGACGAGCCAGAATCCCGACGACTTCGCGGTCCAGATCGCGGACCAGGTGGGGAGCTTCCTGGTGGCTGTCACGGAGGTTGCGAAGGGCGACGAGCCGGATTCGGCGGTCCCCTTCCTCCTCCTGGAGGTCTCCCAGCTCCTCCTGGCCGGCGGACGCCTGGGCGCCCACGAGGACATCGTCCCCGACGAGCGCTACGAGCCCGACCTGGGCCCCGAGCCGGACGTGGACGATCTTCGCGAGAACCTCGCCCGCCTCCTGGAGCCGATCGACGTCTACTCCGAGGTCTTCGACCCCTACGAACCCCGCAAGGCGCCGGTCCCGGCCCGTATCTCCGACGACCTGGCCGTCGTCATGGCCGACCTCCGCCACGGCATGGCCCATTACCGCGCGGGCCGCACCACGGAGGCCCTGTGGTGGTGGCAGTTCTCCTACTTCTCCAACTGGGGCACCACGGCCTCGGCCACCCTGCGCGCCCTCCAGTCGGTGGTGGCCCACGTCCGCCTGAACCAGCCCCTGGACGCCCTTGACGGCCTGGACACGGACCAGGACGTGGGCGACGAGACCCTGGAGTTCGAGGCGGGCAGGGTGATGGCGGAGGAGATCGGTGGACCGCTGGGGATGCGGCCGGTGAAGTAG
- a CDS encoding DMT family transporter: protein MESTSQTRAPTLDAQEVEPKPQAIWGLLVVSGAACLSMSAMFVKLADVNAGTAAFLRCAVALVPLVPMLMRETRRHRRLPGSLQRYSLLAGVFLGVDYVMWTISILDIGAAIATVLINVQVIVFPLLARVFSGTRIPRRFLYMSPFMLAGIALAGGVLDHSPQVRNPVRGAVLGIAAGVAYAVYLYLTRLSGRRSPQHVVAPVCISTASAAVAAGLISMLTTGLPLAIPAVSWGWIIALALLGQVAAWLLISKGSPNVAPNVSAALLLLQPVMAIGLGLLVLHENPTVSQLTGCALVIGAVWLANRAPSGTPS from the coding sequence GTGGAATCGACATCCCAAACCCGAGCACCCACGCTCGATGCCCAAGAGGTCGAGCCCAAACCGCAGGCGATCTGGGGACTGCTGGTGGTGAGTGGCGCCGCATGCCTGTCCATGTCGGCGATGTTCGTCAAGCTCGCTGACGTGAACGCCGGAACCGCTGCTTTTCTTCGGTGCGCCGTGGCCCTTGTGCCGCTCGTCCCCATGCTGATGCGCGAAACCCGCCGGCACCGCCGTCTGCCCGGCTCCCTGCAGCGCTATTCGCTCCTCGCGGGCGTATTCCTCGGTGTTGATTACGTCATGTGGACCATCAGCATCCTGGACATCGGCGCAGCCATCGCCACGGTGCTGATCAACGTGCAGGTCATCGTGTTCCCTTTGTTGGCCCGCGTGTTCAGCGGAACACGGATCCCCCGCCGCTTTCTCTACATGAGTCCGTTCATGCTCGCCGGAATCGCGCTGGCCGGCGGCGTACTGGACCACAGCCCGCAGGTCCGCAATCCGGTGCGCGGGGCGGTTCTGGGTATCGCCGCAGGGGTCGCCTACGCGGTGTACCTGTACTTGACCCGGCTGTCCGGGCGGCGCTCGCCGCAACACGTCGTGGCCCCCGTATGCATCTCCACCGCCTCGGCCGCCGTTGCCGCCGGCCTCATCAGCATGCTGACCACCGGCCTGCCGCTCGCGATCCCCGCTGTCTCCTGGGGGTGGATCATTGCTCTGGCCCTGCTGGGACAGGTCGCCGCATGGTTGCTGATCAGCAAAGGAAGCCCGAACGTCGCTCCGAACGTCTCCGCCGCGCTGTTGCTGCTGCAGCCGGTGATGGCGATCGGACTCGGCCTGCTGGTCCTTCATGAGAACCCCACGGTCAGTCAGTTGACAGGGTGCGCCCTCGTGATCGGAGCGGTGTGGCTCGCCAACCGCGCACCCAGCGGAACCCCATCTTGA
- a CDS encoding LysR family transcriptional regulator, with product MFTWERLRVFAAVTQRGSVRAAADALHITGPAVSQQLRRLEKEAGCRLVEPDGRGIRLTHAGRVLAASAEAMVQAAMRAELDLASISGVVAGPLRVGAVASALRALVPQVLQTLTGRYERLKPEVRDGEAVQMIPALRAGQLDAVVLESWTHWPARVPSGIRTTSLLRENAMLAVPDQHPLAQLESVPLDGLRDQVWASCPPGTDPHEALVQLLYSHGSTDVEVRYWVADYATQLQLVAAGLATALVPCMAAVPAPKGVRLIPCRPAVTRTVAVATVEGAEAPPVKAFLAEMMRAAHNGTPMEPCTPPLERPGQDDGRPQYR from the coding sequence GTGTTTACGTGGGAACGACTCAGAGTGTTCGCCGCCGTGACTCAGCGCGGCTCGGTCCGCGCCGCTGCCGACGCCTTGCACATCACCGGCCCGGCCGTCTCCCAGCAGCTGCGCAGATTGGAGAAGGAAGCCGGTTGCCGCCTGGTGGAACCCGACGGACGAGGGATCCGCCTCACCCATGCCGGACGCGTCCTGGCAGCCTCCGCGGAGGCGATGGTCCAAGCGGCCATGCGTGCCGAGTTGGATCTCGCCTCGATCAGCGGCGTGGTCGCTGGTCCGCTGCGTGTCGGAGCCGTCGCCTCGGCTCTGCGCGCGCTGGTTCCCCAGGTCCTCCAGACCCTCACCGGCCGATACGAGCGCCTCAAGCCGGAAGTCCGTGATGGTGAAGCTGTGCAGATGATCCCGGCGCTGCGCGCGGGCCAGCTGGATGCCGTCGTCCTGGAGAGCTGGACGCACTGGCCCGCCCGTGTTCCATCGGGCATCCGCACCACGAGCCTGCTCCGCGAGAACGCCATGCTGGCCGTGCCCGACCAGCACCCGCTGGCTCAGCTGGAATCCGTGCCGCTGGATGGCCTGCGAGATCAGGTCTGGGCCAGTTGCCCACCGGGCACCGACCCCCATGAGGCCCTCGTCCAGCTGCTGTACTCGCACGGGTCCACCGATGTGGAGGTGCGCTACTGGGTGGCTGACTACGCCACCCAGCTGCAGTTGGTCGCCGCGGGTCTCGCCACCGCTCTCGTCCCGTGTATGGCCGCCGTCCCCGCGCCCAAAGGCGTCCGGCTGATTCCATGCCGGCCGGCCGTGACCCGTACGGTGGCGGTCGCCACCGTAGAAGGCGCAGAAGCACCCCCGGTGAAGGCGTTCCTCGCCGAGATGATGCGTGCCGCCCACAACGGAACACCCATGGAGCCCTGCACGCCTCCCCTGGAACGGCCTGGCCAGGACGACGGCCGGCCTCAATACCGGTAA
- a CDS encoding PhzF family phenazine biosynthesis protein, which yields MDVLRYVAFTTDPSGGNPAGVVLDATGIDDATMLKTAADIGYSETAFVVPRDDGSLDTRYFSPLAEVPFCGHATIATAVAHAQRHGVGTLRLRTKAGEVTVSTAQAEDGSMTATLVSVAPRSIPLADADLAELLAALRWSPEDLDPALPPRVAYAGAWHPVIATTSRDRLADLAYDMTALSALMSRHDWTTVDLLWRETPTVFHARNPFPPGGVVEDPATGAAAAAFGGYLRELELVPLPATVTVHQGADMGRPSIITVTVPQEAGSGIGVTGAAVEIS from the coding sequence ATGGACGTATTGCGCTACGTGGCCTTCACTACCGACCCCTCGGGCGGCAATCCGGCGGGTGTGGTCCTCGACGCCACCGGAATCGACGACGCGACGATGCTCAAGACGGCGGCGGACATCGGTTACTCCGAGACGGCGTTCGTCGTTCCGCGCGACGACGGGTCGCTGGACACGCGGTACTTCAGCCCGCTCGCCGAGGTGCCGTTCTGCGGGCACGCCACGATCGCGACAGCGGTCGCCCACGCCCAGCGTCACGGTGTCGGGACGCTGCGGCTGCGGACAAAGGCAGGCGAGGTCACCGTCTCCACCGCCCAGGCCGAGGACGGCTCCATGACGGCCACCCTGGTCAGCGTGGCACCCCGATCGATCCCCCTCGCCGACGCCGACCTGGCGGAGCTGCTGGCGGCCCTGCGCTGGTCCCCCGAGGACCTCGACCCGGCGCTGCCGCCCCGCGTGGCCTACGCCGGCGCCTGGCACCCGGTGATCGCGACCACCAGCCGCGACCGGCTGGCCGACCTGGCCTACGACATGACCGCCCTGTCCGCGCTCATGAGCCGCCACGACTGGACCACCGTCGACCTGCTCTGGCGGGAGACACCGACGGTGTTCCACGCCCGCAACCCCTTCCCTCCGGGCGGTGTCGTCGAGGACCCGGCCACCGGTGCCGCGGCCGCCGCGTTCGGGGGTTACCTGCGCGAGCTCGAACTCGTGCCGCTCCCCGCCACGGTGACGGTCCATCAGGGAGCGGACATGGGACGACCCAGCATCATCACGGTGACGGTGCCGCAGGAAGCGGGCAGCGGGATCGGGGTCACGGGCGCCGCCGTCGAGATCTCCTGA
- a CDS encoding SgcJ/EcaC family oxidoreductase, which translates to MTRRFMTKRAAIVTFTALVAVGTVTAGVSLAGQKAPAKPTTKQVASLFDGWNAALQTRDPQKVADLYAKDAVLLPTVSNQVRTDRAGIVDYFEHFLQNKPVGQKVQTVVKVIDKDSVIDTGVYEFTLTDHDTGEKRVVKARYTYAYEKTDGQWKIINHHSSAMPED; encoded by the coding sequence ATGACCCGTCGTTTCATGACCAAGCGCGCAGCCATCGTCACCTTCACCGCCCTGGTCGCGGTCGGCACCGTCACCGCCGGTGTCAGCCTGGCGGGCCAGAAGGCTCCGGCGAAGCCCACCACGAAGCAGGTCGCCTCGCTGTTCGACGGCTGGAACGCCGCCCTGCAGACCCGGGACCCGCAGAAGGTGGCCGACCTGTACGCGAAGGACGCGGTCCTCTTGCCCACCGTCTCCAACCAGGTCAGGACGGACCGCGCCGGAATCGTCGACTACTTCGAGCACTTCCTCCAGAACAAGCCGGTCGGCCAGAAGGTCCAGACGGTCGTCAAGGTCATCGACAAGGACTCCGTGATCGACACCGGTGTGTACGAGTTCACGCTCACCGACCACGACACCGGCGAGAAGCGCGTCGTCAAGGCCCGCTACACGTACGCCTACGAGAAGACCGACGGCCAGTGGAAGATCATCAACCACCACTCCTCGGCGATGCCCGAGGACTGA
- a CDS encoding HAMP domain-containing histidine kinase, whose translation MNRQLIRSYILLVAVAIFLFTVPVAFTLTKQLRDDTGVSVGREAATMALLLANGDRISCDALEQVAKAYDRGTPGTVQVTVTSGCAPKLPRPAADEALSRALRDDATTTDWGSDFIWGDHLVVTVPAHQPTADGASGRGPVVGAVRIEYATGDMTSRLWQIWGFRAGLAVLVLAAAAAIGAFAAGRITRPLRELNDMASKFSDGDLTARSPVTGPPETQTLARTLNQGAERLDTLVASQRIFVADASHQLRTPLTALRLSLDNIADGVDDEFVREDVEQATAEVVRMSRLVNGLLVLARAEAKVTAAEPLSLLDIVDERLTVWRPAADERGVTVALRGSIDGRPLVLASPGALDQVLDNVLSNALEVSPDGGTITVRAQSQGDEVVLSVLDEGPGMSDAEKPRAFDRFWRGRGLTGRSGSGLGLAVVKQLLTDDGGTVTLRDAPGGGLCVEIRLRAAPRSGG comes from the coding sequence GTGAACCGTCAGCTCATCCGCAGCTACATCCTGCTCGTCGCGGTCGCCATCTTCCTGTTCACGGTCCCGGTCGCCTTCACCCTCACCAAACAGCTGCGGGACGACACCGGGGTGTCCGTCGGGCGCGAGGCCGCCACCATGGCGCTGCTGCTGGCCAACGGCGACCGGATCTCGTGCGACGCGCTGGAGCAGGTGGCCAAGGCGTACGACCGTGGGACACCCGGCACCGTCCAGGTGACCGTCACCAGCGGCTGCGCCCCGAAACTGCCGAGGCCCGCGGCGGACGAGGCCCTGAGCCGGGCGCTGCGGGACGACGCCACCACGACCGACTGGGGCTCCGACTTCATCTGGGGCGATCACCTGGTGGTCACCGTCCCCGCGCACCAGCCGACGGCCGACGGGGCGTCCGGCCGAGGTCCCGTCGTGGGCGCGGTACGGATCGAGTACGCGACCGGGGACATGACCTCCCGGCTCTGGCAGATCTGGGGCTTCAGGGCGGGCCTGGCCGTGCTGGTGCTTGCGGCGGCGGCCGCGATCGGCGCGTTCGCCGCCGGCCGGATCACCCGGCCGCTGCGTGAACTCAACGACATGGCGAGCAAGTTCAGCGACGGCGACCTGACGGCGCGCTCGCCGGTGACGGGCCCGCCGGAGACGCAGACGCTGGCACGCACCCTCAACCAGGGTGCGGAGCGCCTGGACACGCTGGTCGCCTCGCAGCGGATCTTCGTGGCGGACGCCTCCCACCAACTCCGCACCCCTCTCACGGCGTTGCGGCTGTCGCTGGACAACATCGCGGACGGTGTGGACGACGAGTTCGTACGGGAGGACGTGGAGCAGGCGACCGCCGAGGTGGTCCGGATGAGCCGGCTGGTCAACGGACTGTTGGTGCTGGCGCGGGCCGAGGCGAAGGTGACGGCGGCGGAGCCGCTGTCCCTGCTGGACATCGTGGACGAGCGTCTGACGGTGTGGAGGCCGGCCGCCGACGAGCGCGGAGTCACCGTCGCGCTCAGGGGGAGTATCGACGGCCGGCCGCTGGTGTTGGCCAGCCCCGGGGCTCTGGACCAGGTGCTGGACAACGTGCTTTCGAACGCCCTGGAGGTGTCGCCGGACGGCGGCACGATCACTGTGCGGGCTCAGTCACAGGGTGACGAGGTGGTGCTGTCGGTGCTCGACGAGGGCCCCGGCATGTCGGACGCCGAGAAGCCCCGTGCCTTCGACCGCTTCTGGCGCGGCCGGGGTCTGACCGGCCGGTCCGGCTCCGGGCTGGGCCTCGCCGTCGTCAAGCAGCTGCTGACCGACGACGGCGGGACCGTGACGCTCCGGGACGCTCCGGGCGGCGGGCTGTGCGTGGAGATCCGCCTGCGGGCGGCGCCCAGGAGCGGCGGCTGA
- a CDS encoding response regulator transcription factor codes for MHVLLVEDDEPVAQSLRRGLTRYGFEVDWVTTGAAALAHPEPYDVVLLDLGLPDTDGLDVCKALRGRGDVPIIVISARSDETDRVVGLELGADDYVSKPFGVREVIARIRAVMRRSQPRAGSSAGGGQAPGPDRYGSRLTVDRKAARVRLDGEEVALTPKEYDLLAFLTEEPGALMSREQIMEAVWDANWFGPTKTLDVHVAALRRKLAGAITIEAVRGVGFRLEIATGGGEAGGAP; via the coding sequence GTGCACGTACTTCTCGTGGAAGACGACGAGCCCGTCGCCCAGTCCCTGCGACGCGGCCTGACCCGCTACGGGTTCGAGGTCGACTGGGTCACCACGGGCGCGGCCGCGCTGGCCCACCCGGAGCCCTACGACGTCGTCCTTCTCGATCTCGGCCTGCCCGACACGGACGGCCTCGACGTCTGCAAGGCGCTGCGCGGGCGCGGCGACGTGCCGATCATCGTGATCAGCGCGCGCAGCGACGAGACGGACCGGGTGGTGGGGCTGGAGCTCGGCGCCGACGACTACGTGTCCAAGCCGTTCGGTGTCCGGGAGGTCATCGCGCGAATACGAGCCGTGATGCGCCGCTCGCAGCCCCGCGCGGGGTCCTCCGCGGGCGGTGGCCAGGCGCCCGGGCCCGACCGGTACGGCTCCCGGCTGACCGTCGACCGCAAGGCGGCCCGGGTCCGGCTGGACGGCGAGGAGGTGGCGCTGACGCCCAAGGAGTACGACCTGCTGGCCTTCCTCACCGAGGAACCGGGCGCGCTGATGTCACGCGAGCAGATCATGGAAGCCGTCTGGGACGCGAACTGGTTCGGCCCGACGAAGACACTGGACGTGCACGTGGCGGCGCTGCGGCGGAAGCTGGCGGGCGCGATCACGATCGAGGCGGTCCGCGGGGTCGGCTTCCGGCTGGAGATCGCCACCGGCGGCGGTGAGGCCGGCGGGGCCCCGTGA